A genomic region of Arachis stenosperma cultivar V10309 chromosome 9, arast.V10309.gnm1.PFL2, whole genome shotgun sequence contains the following coding sequences:
- the LOC130948763 gene encoding 3-ketoacyl-CoA synthase 6, with the protein MPPMLPDFSNSVKLKYVKLGYQYLVNHIITLTLVPIMLGVSIEILRLGPQEILNLWNSLHFNLVQILCSAFLIIFVATVYFMSKPRTIYLVDYACFKPPVTCRVPFATFMEHSRLILKNNPKSVEFQMRILERSGLGEETCLPPAIHYIPPKPTMEAARGEAELVIFSAMDSLFQKTGLKPKDIDILIVNCSLFSPTPSLSAMVINKYKLRSNIKSFNLSGMGCSAGLISIDLARDLLQVHPNSNAVVVSTEIITPNYYQGNERAMLLPNCLFRMGGAAILLSNRRSERRRAKYRLVHVVRTHKGADDKAYRCVFEEEDKEGKVGISLSKDLMAIAGEALKSNITTMGPLVLPASEQLLFLLTLIGRKIFNPKWKPYIPDFKQAFEHFCIHAGGRAVIDELQKNLQLSTEHVEASRMTLHRFGNTSSSSLWYELNYIESKGRMKKGDRVWQIAFGSGFKCNSAVWKCNKTIKTPIDGPWTDCIDRYPVHIPEIVKL; encoded by the coding sequence ATGCCTCCCATGTTGCCGGATTTCTCCAACTCCGTGAAGCTCAAGTATGTCAAGCTTGGATACCAGTACCTTGTTAACCACATTATCACACTCACCCTCGTTCCAATCATGCTGGGAGTCTCCATTGAGATTCTACGCTTAGGCCCCCAAGAGATCCTTAATCTCTGGAATTCCCTGCACTTCAACCTCGTTCAGATCCTCTGCTCCGCTTTCCTCATCATCTTCGTTGCCACCGTCTACTTCATGTCAAAGCCACGCACAATTTACCTCGTTGACTATGCTTGCTTCAAGCCACCGGTAACATGCCGGGTCCCCTTCGCCACCTTCATGGAGCACTCAAGGCTCATCCTCAAGAACAACCCCAAGAGTGTGGAGTTCCAGATGAGGATCCTTGAGCGCTCCGGCCTCGGGGAAGAGACCTGTCTTCCTCCTGCCATTCACTACATCCCTCCCAAGCCTACCATGGAGGCCGCTCGCGGCGAGGCCGAGCTTGTCATCTTCTCAGCCATGGACTCTTTGTTTCAGAAAACCGGCCTCAAGCCTAAGGATATCGACATTCTCATAGTGAATTGCAGCCTCTTCTCTCCAACTCCTTCCTTGTCCGCCATGGTTATCAACAAGTACAAGCTCAGGAGCAACATCAAGAGCTTCAACCTTTCGGGGATGGGTTGCAGTGCGGGTCTCATCTCCATAGACCTAGCACGCGATCTTCTTCAGGTTCATCCCAATTCCAACGCCGTGGTTGTCAGCACCGAGATTATCACGCCTAACTACTACCAAGGCAACGAGAGAGCCATGCTTCTTCCGAACTGCTTGTTCAGGATGGGCGGCGCCGCCATCCTCTTGTCGAACCGGAGATCGGAACGGAGAAGAGCCAAGTACAGATTGGTCCACGTGGTTAGAACTCACAAGGGTGCCGATGACAAAGCGTACCGTTGTGTGTTCGAGGAAGAAGACAAAGAAGGAAAGGTTGGGATTTCGCTGTCCAAAGACCTCATGGCCATTGCAGGGGAAGCTTTGAAGTCCAACATCACAACCATGGGTCCGCTTGTTCTTCCGGCATCGGAGCAGCTTCTCTTCCTTCTGACACTGATTGGGAGGAAAATCTTCAACCCTAAGTGGAAGCCATACATCCCTGACTTCAAGCAAGCTTTCGAGCACTTCTGCATCCACGCGGGTGGACGCGCTGTGATCGACGAGTTGCAGAAGAATCTCCAACTGTCGACGGAGCACGTGGAAGCTTCCAGAATGACCCTTCACAGGTTCGGCAACACTTCGTCTTCTTCTCTGTGGTATGAACTGAACTACATTGAATCGAAAGGGAGGATGAAGAAAGGGGATAGGGTGTGGCAGATTGCTTTCGGGAGTGGGTTCAAATGCAACAGCGCCGTGTGGAAGTGTAACAAGACCATTAAGACCCCCATTGATGGACCTTGGACTGATTGCATTGATCGTTACCCTGTTCACATTCCTGAGATCGTTAAGCTCTAG